From Scytonema millei VB511283:
TAAAGGAAGGTTGGGATATGGCTTTATTAACTCCCGAACAAATTCAACACGGGAGTTGTTATTCAGCCAAAGCCGATCGCATTTTACCTTTAGTCCCTGCGGCAAGACAAATTATTTTAGACTTTTTAGAAGTGGGGACGCTCGCAAAATAAATGAACCTAGTGTAGAGATGTGGTAACTGCATTTCTCCAATAGTTAACTCTTATTTGTAAAAAATACTCCGACGACAACTAGAAGACCACCCAAGACTAAACTAACAGTAATCGGTTCGTGCAATAATAAAGCGGCAAATGCGATCGCGGATACGGGAACTAAATTAATAAAAATTGAGGCTTTGGCAGCACCAATTGCCACAACTCCTTCATAATACCAACTAAAACCAATTGCCGAACCCAAAACCCCTAGATATAGAATTCCTAGCCAAGCAGAAAGAGGAAACTGCATGAAATTTTGAACTATTCCCTCAAATAAGGCTGGAATTAACAGCGCGATCGCTCCTACTATACAAGCATACGTAGTAGCAGCTAAGGGAGAAAGCGATCGCATAACTGATTTACCAATTAGAGTATAAGCTACCCAACTGATTACGCAGCCAAAAATAAAAATTTCTCCCCAACCTATACCACCTTTAAATATATTTACAACTTGACCTTTACTAATGACAATTGCTGCACCCGTTAGCGAAGTCGTAATTCCTATTAATTTGAGACTGTTAAATTTTTCCCTGAAAAATAGAGCAGCACCAAGTGCGATAAAAGTAGGGTTGAGTGCCACAATTAAAGCAGCGCGGCTAGCAGGGACAATTTGCAATCCTAGAAAAAAGAATGCGTTATAACTAAAAACCCCTGTCAAGCCTAATAAAATTACTGGAATAACTTGATTTCTTGTAAGTTTATATAAGTGTCTTTCAATCTTTTGCGTCAAGATTAACAAACAAATTGAAGCAACTGCAAAGCGAAAAAAAGCGGCTGTAAACGGTTCCATAGTTTGCACGACTATTCTACCAGCCACAAAAGTGCCACCCCAAATAATTGCGGTTAAAACTAATTTTATGTAAGTTATCATCAAACAATCTCCTATCGCAGCTAAGGAAATGCCAATTTTAGTTCATTTGACTTCTCACAAAAATATTTCTAGAGTGTCTCGTTCTGGAATACTCGGACATAAGACAAGCATTTGCTACGAACTAGAAGAACAACAAAAATACTAACTAATTGCAAAAGCTGTATATTGTTTACCAGTTTTACAAAACTACTATTTAACTCATCAATGGCTACGAGAACTCAAGTGCAGTGGACAAAAAATTTTGTTGGTGTTTATTTTCGTCTCGATTCAGAAGAATTAGTTTGGGTAGGTCGTTATAATCAACCCCATATTCAAGTAACTGTAGATCGTGCGATCGCTTTAATTATGAGTGTCTGACTCACTCATAATTATACTAATTATTCCGAATAATGTTGTACTAGAAGAAAAATTTGGGCAATATATGTGCAGAGAATAATTTTTAGGCACTTATGGCAACTATCGAATCTCAAGATCTTAGTATTGGCAAGCTTTTCAATGATTTTTACGTAATTCCTAGCTACCAACGCGAGTATGTTTGGGAAGAGAAACACGTTACAGAATTTATTGAAGATATTTATAGAGAGTTTTCCGAGAGTAACTCTACAGGAGATTCTGAGTATTTTATTGGTAGCATCATTGTCTGTAACCGACACGACGGATTATATGAAGTTATTGACGGACAGCAACGTATCACAACATCTTATTTATTTCTCTGTGCTATCCGAGATTATTTACAAAAGGTTAAGCCAGAAGAGTCTATTGAATTATTAAAAAATCAAATTGCATCCACAGATATTGATGAAGAAGGCAATAATGTTTTTCGATATCGCGTTGCTCTTCAATACGATGATAGCTACGGTGTTTTAGAGACAATTGCTAAACAAGAAGCATTAAATATAGAGACTACGACAACTCACTCAACACAAAACATAAAAGATGCTTACTCTGTAATTAGTAAGTGGCTAGTAGAGCAATTGAACGATTCCTCAGTTCAGAGCATCAAAAGATTTTACGCTTATTTTAATAAAAATGTCATCTTAGTACGTGTCAAAACAGTAAGTGTAGCAGATGCTTTGAGAGTTTTTGCAACTATTAATGGTCGCGGAGTTAATTTAGGGGCTATAGATCTGCTGAAAAACTTAATATTTATGAAAACTAATAAGAAAGATTACGACCGTCTCAAGAGAAAGTGGCAAGAAATGGTCGATATTCTTTTTAAAGCTAAAGAAAATCATATGAGATTTCTTCGTTATTTTATCTTAGCGCGATATGATGATAGGGAATCTTTAAAAGAAAATGGGATTTATAACTAGTTTTTAAATACAAATAACAAAAGATTTTACGAAAATAGACCAATCGAGTTTGTTGAAGAAGTTCTTGAATCTGCAAAAAATTACGTTAGATTTCTAGAAGGTAAAAATGTAGAAGGAAAAAGAAATCGTTATCTAGAAAATATTCGTCAAATTAGTAGTTCTGTGAGAATGCCTTTAATGATACTTTTAGCAGGACAATATTTAGCCACAGACCAGTTTACAGAACTATGTCGTCAGGTTGAGAATATCTTTTTTGCTTACATGATTACTCGCGAACCTACTAGTAGTTTTGAACGGCGCTTTATTCAATGGTGTTCGGAATTACGTCAAGTGACAAGCCAAGAAAAATTAGAAAAATTTATTACCACCTATCTAAAAGTAGAAAAACATAAGATATCTGAGCGATTTGAAATAGCGTTTGCTAATTTAGAAGAGTCTTCTGTACCTAAATCGCAGTTGAAATATATTTTAGCTAAACTAACACAGTACATAGATGAATCTGCATGGGGAACAACCGATCCTATTAGCAACATAAAAAATTATATTGATAAAATAGATATCGAACATATTTTACCTCAAAAACCAACTCTGCAAATCATCTCTACTTTCGATGCGCCTATAGAGATCGATATACAGATTAAGCGATTAGGTAATTTAGTATTAGTTGAAAAAACAATTAATTCTTCATTGAGCAACAAGCCATTCGATGAAAAAAAGAAAGCCTACAAACAGTCAAAATTTTTGCTGACAAAATCATTAGTAGAGCAAGTTACTGTTGGAACTAATACAGCAGTCGATCGCGCGGTACAAGATTTAGAAACATTTGATGTATGGACATCTGAATCTATCAAGAAACGCCAAAAAATGCTAACGCTTTTAGCTAAAAAGGTATGGGACATACCAGTTTAACAGCGATCGGGCTACAAAATTTTCAAGGAAAGTTAAGAAAAGTAAAGCTAAATGGTTATCAAGCTGTAATTGCCATACCCGCAACCTGTAACTCTCGTCTTAACTACATTTGATATGACTGAGTAACAAAAATAGCGATCGCCTATTCACTAACCTGACAGTTACAATAGACAAGTTAACCGATCGCACTGAGTAACAAAAACAGCGATCGTCTTTCATCTACCTGCGGTAAAGTCGTAAAAGACTGTAGTACGAGCGATTCATGAAAGTTCCTTCTACTCCCACTGCTGCTGAATCTCAAGCACCCATACAACCTTGTACTGACTGTCGGCAGATAGACAAAAACAAGCTATCGCCAATGTATAAGCATTATGTAGAAGTAAAAGAGAAGCATCCCCATTCTTTATTACTGTATCGGTGTGGAGATTTTTTTGAAACATTCTTTCAGGATGCAGTCATAGTCTCGCGGGAGTTGGAACTCGTTCTCACCAGCAAACACGGTGGCGAAATCGGCAGAGTGGCAATGACAGGTGTACCGCATCACGCTTGGGAACGATACACAACACAGTTGATCGAAAAAGGCTATGCTGTCGTTATCTGCGATCAAGTTGAAGACGCAGCGGTTGCACAAGGGTTAGTCAAGCGTGAAGTGACGCGCATCCTGACTCCAGGGACTCTGTTGCAAGATGGGATGCTGAAAGCTAGCCGTAATAATTATCTCGCAGCAGTAGCGATCGCCAAAAATCATTGGGGTTTAGCTTATGCAGATATCTCGACAGGAGAATTTTTAGCAACGCAAGGTAGCAATTTAGAACAATTAACCCAAGAAATACTGCGACTGCAACCATCTGAAGTTCTCGTTCCTACCAAAGCGCCAGATGTAGGAACATTATTTCGTCCTGGGGAAACATCAGAACACATTCCCGAATGCTTACCACCATCATTTTGTTACTGTTTGCGATCGCAATCTAGTTTTAACACGAGCGAAGCTAGACAAAAGTTAATTCAAAAGTTTAAAGTGCGATCGCTTGAAGGTTTTGGCTGTGAAGATTTGCCCCTAGCCGTGAGTGCAGCGGGTGGATTATTAGAATATATCGAAGATACGCAAAAAGAAAGTGACGTTCCCCTACAACAACTACGCACTTATGCAATTACCGACTACTTAATTCTCGATCATCAAACTCGTCGCAACTTGGAAATTACCCAAACCGTGAGAGATGGAACTTTTATCGGTTCACTATTATGGGCTTTGGATAAAACAACTACGGCGATGGGTAGTCGTGCTTTAAAACGATGGTTTTTGCAACCACTATTAGATATTAAAGGCATTCGAGCGCGGCAAGATACAATTCAAGAACTAGTAGAAAATAGTTCCTTGCGGCACGACTTGCGGCAGCTTTTACGACAAATTTATGACTTAGAAAGACTTAGTGGTAGGGCTGGTTCGGGAACGGCAAATGCCAGAGACTTAGTAGCATTAGCAGAGTCAATGTTGCGTTTACCAGAATTAGCCAGGTTAGTCACAGAAACGCGATCGCCCTATCTTCGTACTTTACAAAAATTCCCTTCAGAATTGGAACAACTAGGGCATAAACTGCGCGCGCAGTTAGTTGAATCTCCCCCTATCCACCTCACAGAAGGAAATTTAATTCGTCCTGGGATCAGTTCCCAACTTGACGAAAGGCGACGATTATTAGAAGAAGATTTGCAGTGGGTGGCTAACTTTGAAATTGATGAAAAAGCTAGAACGGGAATTCCGACATTAAAAGTCGGTCACAACGACACCTTTGGATACTATATCAGCATTTCTCGTGCCAAAGCCGACCAAGTTCCCGCTAACTACATTCGCAAGCAAACTCTAAAAAACGAAGAACGCTACTACACGCCAGAATTAAAAGAAAGAGAAGCGCGTATACTTACGGCTGAAAAAGATTTGTACCAGCTAGAGTACGATATTTTTACCGAACTGCGGACAGAAGTAGGAGAACAAGCCGACGCAATTCGTAACGTCTCCCGTGCCATAGCAGCAGCCGATGTCTTGTGTGGCTTTGCCGAAGTTGCAGTCTATCAAGGTTATTGCCGTCCAGAAATCGTCTCAGGACGAGAGATTCATATTATAGACGGGCGACATCCAGTTGTCGAAAAATCTATACCCGCAGGATTTTTCGTACCTAATTCAACTGAAATAGGGAGCAGGGAGCAGGGAGCAGAGAGCAGAGATAAGAGAGCTGAGGGAGCTGAGGGAACTGAGGGAGAAAGAGCAACTGTCAACCGTCAACCGTCAACTGTCAACCAACAACTACCAACTACCAACTACCAACTACCAACTACCAACTACCAACTACCAGATTTAATCATCCTAACTGGTCCCAACGCTAGTGGTAAAAGCTGCTACCTGCGTCAAGTTGGTTTGATTCAATTAATGGCACAAGTAGGGAGTTTTGTGCCTGCTAAATCGGCAAAATTGGGCGTATGCGATCGCATTTTCACCCGCGTCGGTGCAGTAGACGACTTAGCAACTGGGCAATCTACTTTTATGGTAGAAATGAACGAGACAGCAAATATTCTCAACCACGCTTCACCAAGATCTTTAGTATTATTAGACGAAATTGGTAGAGGTACGGCAACATTTGACGGACTATCAATTGCTTGGGCAGTAGCAGAGTATTTAGCAACAGAAATTCGCGCTCGTACAATTTTTGCGACTCACTACCACGAATTGAACGAACTCGCTTCAATTTTATCCAACGTAGCTAACTACCAAGTCACAGTCAAAGAATTACCCGATCGCATCATATTCTTACACCAAGTTCAACCAGGCGGCGCAGACAAATCATACGGAATTGAAGCCGGAAGACTAGCAGGTTTACCCCCCGTCGTCATTCAACGAGCAAAACAAGTCATGACGCAAATCGAACAACACAGTAAAATTGCGATCGGTTTGCGCAAAAGTACACAGTCATAGGGGCGGGTTCACCAACAAACCTTGCTACGAACAGATATTCTACGTAAACCCGCCCGTACAGACGCGGTTTACAAGAGGATAGTGTGGTATGGGAGAAAAAGCAGGTAGGGGCGCACAGCCGTGCGCCCTCTTAAAATGAGAGAATATGCATTGTCTGTCGTTTTTTTCAGTTGAAACAACGCATTATTGGAATACAATTACCCAAACTGGCTCTATTACAAACTCTGGAGGGCAAGTTAACGTTCTCTATCAAGGCGAAGAAACTTTCCTAGCACTGGAAAAAGATAAAAGCATGTTAAAAATTTAATCTTGCTTCCTCTTACTCGTTCTCCTTGTCCCCCTTGTCCCCAGTCCCTAGCCCCTACTTCCCCACAATCAAAACTCGCCCCTCATGATCCACTACCCCCGCC
This genomic window contains:
- the mutS gene encoding DNA mismatch repair protein MutS, whose amino-acid sequence is MKVPSTPTAAESQAPIQPCTDCRQIDKNKLSPMYKHYVEVKEKHPHSLLLYRCGDFFETFFQDAVIVSRELELVLTSKHGGEIGRVAMTGVPHHAWERYTTQLIEKGYAVVICDQVEDAAVAQGLVKREVTRILTPGTLLQDGMLKASRNNYLAAVAIAKNHWGLAYADISTGEFLATQGSNLEQLTQEILRLQPSEVLVPTKAPDVGTLFRPGETSEHIPECLPPSFCYCLRSQSSFNTSEARQKLIQKFKVRSLEGFGCEDLPLAVSAAGGLLEYIEDTQKESDVPLQQLRTYAITDYLILDHQTRRNLEITQTVRDGTFIGSLLWALDKTTTAMGSRALKRWFLQPLLDIKGIRARQDTIQELVENSSLRHDLRQLLRQIYDLERLSGRAGSGTANARDLVALAESMLRLPELARLVTETRSPYLRTLQKFPSELEQLGHKLRAQLVESPPIHLTEGNLIRPGISSQLDERRRLLEEDLQWVANFEIDEKARTGIPTLKVGHNDTFGYYISISRAKADQVPANYIRKQTLKNEERYYTPELKEREARILTAEKDLYQLEYDIFTELRTEVGEQADAIRNVSRAIAAADVLCGFAEVAVYQGYCRPEIVSGREIHIIDGRHPVVEKSIPAGFFVPNSTEIGSREQGAESRDKRAEGAEGTEGERATVNRQPSTVNQQLPTTNYQLPTTNYQLPDLIILTGPNASGKSCYLRQVGLIQLMAQVGSFVPAKSAKLGVCDRIFTRVGAVDDLATGQSTFMVEMNETANILNHASPRSLVLLDEIGRGTATFDGLSIAWAVAEYLATEIRARTIFATHYHELNELASILSNVANYQVTVKELPDRIIFLHQVQPGGADKSYGIEAGRLAGLPPVVIQRAKQVMTQIEQHSKIAIGLRKSTQS
- a CDS encoding DMT family transporter, which encodes MITYIKLVLTAIIWGGTFVAGRIVVQTMEPFTAAFFRFAVASICLLILTQKIERHLYKLTRNQVIPVILLGLTGVFSYNAFFFLGLQIVPASRAALIVALNPTFIALGAALFFREKFNSLKLIGITTSLTGAAIVISKGQVVNIFKGGIGWGEIFIFGCVISWVAYTLIGKSVMRSLSPLAATTYACIVGAIALLIPALFEGIVQNFMQFPLSAWLGILYLGVLGSAIGFSWYYEGVVAIGAAKASIFINLVPVSAIAFAALLLHEPITVSLVLGGLLVVVGVFFTNKS
- a CDS encoding HNH endonuclease family protein; its protein translation is MPLMILLAGQYLATDQFTELCRQVENIFFAYMITREPTSSFERRFIQWCSELRQVTSQEKLEKFITTYLKVEKHKISERFEIAFANLEESSVPKSQLKYILAKLTQYIDESAWGTTDPISNIKNYIDKIDIEHILPQKPTLQIISTFDAPIEIDIQIKRLGNLVLVEKTINSSLSNKPFDEKKKAYKQSKFLLTKSLVEQVTVGTNTAVDRAVQDLETFDVWTSESIKKRQKMLTLLAKKVWDIPV
- a CDS encoding DUF262 domain-containing protein, which encodes MATIESQDLSIGKLFNDFYVIPSYQREYVWEEKHVTEFIEDIYREFSESNSTGDSEYFIGSIIVCNRHDGLYEVIDGQQRITTSYLFLCAIRDYLQKVKPEESIELLKNQIASTDIDEEGNNVFRYRVALQYDDSYGVLETIAKQEALNIETTTTHSTQNIKDAYSVISKWLVEQLNDSSVQSIKRFYAYFNKNVILVRVKTVSVADALRVFATINGRGVNLGAIDLLKNLIFMKTNKKDYDRLKRKWQEMVDILFKAKENHMRFLRYFILARYDDRESLKENGIYN